One Thalassotalea hakodatensis DNA segment encodes these proteins:
- a CDS encoding ABC transporter ATP-binding protein, producing the protein MTPVIEVKGLTKVYGELNAVDGVDFSINQGQCFGLLGPNGAGKTTTIEIMEGIIKPSSGQVKYYGKPATTAIAQQIGIQFQHTALQDFLTVKETLNLFSSFYQQTISHERLIELCDLGDFLSRDNRLLSGGQKQRLLLALALINDPDIVFLDEPTTGLDPQARRNFWQLIGKIKANNKTVILTTHYMDEAEQLCDDVAIMDKGKVIEQGTPDQLLSRHFKDVFINLPIEDIDEHLVAENNWLIEGNKVVISTSTVEQTLAYLIKQNISLTGLHVKSPNLDDLFLKLTGHSLRE; encoded by the coding sequence ATGACACCGGTCATTGAAGTAAAAGGGTTAACAAAAGTATATGGTGAGTTAAATGCGGTAGATGGCGTAGACTTTTCCATCAACCAAGGTCAATGTTTCGGTTTGTTAGGTCCAAATGGCGCAGGAAAAACAACAACAATCGAAATTATGGAAGGGATCATTAAGCCGTCCTCTGGTCAAGTGAAGTACTACGGAAAACCTGCGACTACTGCCATTGCTCAGCAAATAGGCATTCAATTTCAACATACCGCTTTGCAAGATTTCCTAACGGTAAAAGAAACACTTAATCTGTTCTCTTCATTTTATCAACAAACAATAAGCCATGAACGTTTAATTGAATTATGTGATTTAGGTGATTTTTTATCGCGAGATAATCGCCTATTATCTGGCGGTCAAAAGCAACGTTTGTTATTAGCATTGGCACTAATTAATGACCCTGATATTGTTTTTTTAGATGAACCAACAACGGGGTTAGATCCACAAGCAAGACGAAATTTTTGGCAATTGATAGGTAAAATTAAAGCCAATAATAAAACAGTTATTTTAACGACTCATTATATGGACGAAGCAGAGCAACTTTGTGACGATGTAGCAATAATGGATAAAGGCAAAGTTATTGAACAGGGCACGCCTGACCAGTTACTTTCAAGGCACTTTAAGGATGTTTTTATCAATCTGCCTATAGAAGATATAGATGAACATTTAGTGGCAGAAAATAATTGGTTGATCGAAGGTAATAAAGTGGTAATTTCCACGTCAACCGTTGAACAAACATTAGCGTATTTGATAAAGCAAAATATTTCACTAACGGGGCTACATGTAAAGTCGCCGAATCTTGATGATCTGTTTCTAAAATTAACCGGTCATTCTTTGAGAGAATAA
- a CDS encoding ABC transporter permease, producing the protein MNISRFLAVVKARNLEFVRDKSSLGWSILFPVILLVVLSFVFSGDGKAAYKVGVIDLTKVESNFLQTKYIDFVDYQDVALAQTKLAHHSLDMVVDFTNQRYWINQDSPNGYLVERIFLAEQSGFEALTTTGEKIRYVDWVLPGILGMNMMFSCLFGVGYVIVRYRKNAVLKRLKATPLTALEFVSAQLASRIIIVMLTSSVIYLGCNVFFNFYMLGSYVDLFIVGLLGSTSLITLGLLMASRSKSEELTGGLLNLVSWPMMMLSGVWFSLEGAPKGLQVFADFLPLTHLVSGARKIITEGASLADISYHLAIMAVMTTVFLSLGAYFFNWNTER; encoded by the coding sequence ATGAACATTAGTCGGTTTTTAGCTGTCGTTAAGGCACGTAATTTAGAGTTTGTGAGGGATAAGTCATCGTTAGGTTGGAGTATTCTGTTTCCTGTAATTTTGTTAGTGGTGTTGTCATTTGTTTTCTCTGGTGATGGTAAAGCTGCTTATAAAGTCGGTGTGATAGATTTAACAAAGGTTGAATCAAACTTTCTGCAAACGAAGTATATAGATTTTGTTGATTACCAAGATGTAGCTCTTGCCCAAACTAAGCTTGCTCATCATAGCCTTGACATGGTGGTTGATTTTACCAATCAACGGTATTGGATCAATCAAGATTCTCCTAATGGTTATTTAGTTGAAAGAATATTTTTAGCCGAACAATCAGGCTTTGAAGCATTAACGACTACGGGTGAAAAAATACGCTACGTTGATTGGGTGTTACCGGGTATATTGGGAATGAATATGATGTTTTCATGCTTGTTTGGTGTGGGATATGTCATTGTAAGGTATAGAAAAAATGCAGTATTAAAGCGGTTGAAGGCTACACCACTAACGGCATTAGAGTTTGTTAGTGCGCAATTAGCATCACGTATCATTATTGTGATGCTTACTTCGAGTGTTATTTATCTTGGTTGTAATGTGTTTTTTAATTTTTATATGTTAGGCAGCTACGTTGACTTATTTATTGTTGGTTTACTCGGTTCAACGAGTTTGATCACCTTAGGGTTATTAATGGCATCAAGAAGTAAAAGTGAAGAGCTTACGGGTGGGTTGTTGAATCTAGTTTCTTGGCCAATGATGATGCTTTCTGGCGTATGGTTTAGTCTTGAAGGTGCGCCTAAAGGTTTACAAGTTTTTGCTGACTTTTTACCTTTAACCCATTTAGTGTCAGGCGCACGAAAAATTATTACAGAAGGTGCAAGTTTAGCAGACATTAGTTACCACTTAGCGATAATGGCAGTGATGACTACAGTATTCTTATCGCTAGGTGCTTACTTCTTTAACTGGAATACAGAGCGTTAA